The DNA segment ACCTACTCGTCGATCTCGAGCGATCGAGCGATGGACGAGATCGCGCGCCGCGTCCGTGAGATCGTCGATCAGCACGGACCGCGGTCGGTGGCCCTCTACCCCGGCACGTACTCGGGGCCGCACCCGGCGTCGATCCCGTCCGGTGTCGGCTGGATGATCGGCCTCGGCTCGCGGATGGTCTTCACCTCCGCCGCGATCGATCAACCGGGCAAGCACGTGGCGAACGCGATCCACGGTCGCTGGCTCGGCGGCTCCCATGTCTTCGACGAATCCGACGTCTGGCTCCTCGTCGGGAACAACCCGCTGATCTCGATGTCCGGCGGGATCCCACCGTCGAACCCCGGCCGCCGCCTGCGCGAGGCGAAAGCGCGCGGGATGAAGCTGATCGTGATCGATCCGCGCAAGACCGAGGTCGCCCGCTTCGCCGACCTCCACCTCCAGCCGAAGGCCGGGGAGGATCCGACGGTCCTCTCGGCGATGCTCCACCTGATCCTGCGCGAGCACCGCTACGACGAGGCCTTCTGCGAAGCGCACGTCGCCGGACTCGACGCCCTCGCCGAACGCGTCGCGGACTTCGACCCCGAATACGCCGCCGAGCGCGCGGGGCTCACCGTCGACGAGATCGTCGCTGCCGCCCGGATGTTCGCCGGGGCCCCTCGCGAGGGCGAGACGCCTCGCGGCTGCGGCGTCGCGGGGACGGGGCCCAACATGGCGCCTCACGGCAACCTGACCGAGTACCTGCTGCTCGCGCTGAACACGGTCTGCGGACGCTGGCGCAAGGAGGGCGAGGTCGTCCCGAATCCCGGCGCACTCCTCCCCGAAGCGCAGGCGAAAGCGCAGGCGCTTCCGCCCCGCGCCGGCTGGGGCAAGGGCGAGCACCTGCTCTCGCGGGACCTGTCGAACTCCGCCGCCGGACTCCCGACCGGCGCGCTGGCCGACGAGATCCTCTACCGGGGCGAAGGCCGGATCCGCGCCCTCTTCTGTATCGGCAGCAACCCCGTCTCGGCCTGGCCCGATCAGCTCAAGACGATCGAGGCGATGGAGTCGCTCGACCTGCTCGTGACCCTCGACATGAAGATGTCCGCCACCTCCCGCTTCGCCGACTACGTGATCGCCCCGAAGCTCTCCCTCGAAGTCCCGGGCATCTCGGTCTCGAGCGAAGCCATCGAGCAGACCTACGTCGCCCATGGCTATCCCGAGCCCTACGCCCAGTACACCCCTGCGATCGTCGACCCGCCCGAAGGCGCCGACGTGATCGAGGAGTGGGAGTTCTTCTACGGCCTCTCGAAGCGCATGGGCATCGACCTCGTCGCCTATCCGATCCGCGCCGAAACCGGTGCCCTGCGCGGTCGGCGTGAAGCCTTCGCCTTCGACATGGAGCAGAAGCCCACGACCGACGAGGTCCTCGACGGACTGATGAACGGCTCGCGCATCCCGCTCGACCGTGTCCGCGCCGAGCCCCACGGCGCGATCTTCGACGACGTCGAGATCCGGGTGGCCCCCGCCGATCCGGATTGCGAGGACCGCCTCGACGTCGGGAACGTGGACATGATGAGCGAGCTCGCCGACGTTCGAGACGAGAATCCCGCCGGCGAGGCCGCCTATCCCTTCCGGCTGATCTCGCGGCGACTCCCGAACGTCTACAACTCGAGCGGCCGGGACATCGATCGTCTGAACGGGCGGAAGCCGTGGAACCCCGCGTTCCTCCACCCGGACGACGTCGCGCGTCTCGGCCTCGCGAA comes from the bacterium genome and includes:
- a CDS encoding molybdopterin-dependent oxidoreductase, which encodes MVETRPSICRFCHANCGILVDVEEGRPVRVTGDRANPAYHGFTCAKGRSLPDQHAHPDRLLASQKRGVDGTYSSISSDRAMDEIARRVREIVDQHGPRSVALYPGTYSGPHPASIPSGVGWMIGLGSRMVFTSAAIDQPGKHVANAIHGRWLGGSHVFDESDVWLLVGNNPLISMSGGIPPSNPGRRLREAKARGMKLIVIDPRKTEVARFADLHLQPKAGEDPTVLSAMLHLILREHRYDEAFCEAHVAGLDALAERVADFDPEYAAERAGLTVDEIVAAARMFAGAPREGETPRGCGVAGTGPNMAPHGNLTEYLLLALNTVCGRWRKEGEVVPNPGALLPEAQAKAQALPPRAGWGKGEHLLSRDLSNSAAGLPTGALADEILYRGEGRIRALFCIGSNPVSAWPDQLKTIEAMESLDLLVTLDMKMSATSRFADYVIAPKLSLEVPGISVSSEAIEQTYVAHGYPEPYAQYTPAIVDPPEGADVIEEWEFFYGLSKRMGIDLVAYPIRAETGALRGRREAFAFDMEQKPTTDEVLDGLMNGSRIPLDRVRAEPHGAIFDDVEIRVAPADPDCEDRLDVGNVDMMSELADVRDENPAGEAAYPFRLISRRLPNVYNSSGRDIDRLNGRKPWNPAFLHPDDVARLGLAKGDLVEIRSPRASIIGIVEPARDVRPGVVSMAHCFGETPTEEEAVDDAARALGANTSRLVDNEDVFDPHTGIPRMSAIPVAVERHG